GGGCATCGGGTCCGGAAAACGTCAACACCTACGTCTTCTCGACTTCGGTGCCCATCGACCCGAGCAAGACCGTCGGCATGGTCCAGCTGCCCAAGCCGAGCACGGGCTATCTCCATCTCTTCGGAATGGCAACGTCCGTCTGAGAATCGGGTCGCGGACGCTCAACGCGGAGACGCCGCACGAAAAGCCACGCCGACCGGGGGGCAACCGCGATCCCCTGGTCGGCGCTTCATACGCGGGGAGAGCGCCGGTGAGATGACGGGCGAGTCGGAGTTGGGTGTAGGCGGCCACTATGGGCCAGGTCCAGCGATCGGCGGCCCCGGCCGTACGGATCCGGGGCCGTGTCCAGCCGACAGTCTGTTTGGGGGAAGGGAAAATGTGCGCGAAATCGCTCGTTACCCCTACCCACACGGCGGCTCGTCGTGCGGGGCCCGTGGCGTGGCGATGGGCTGCAACGTCTTGATCCAGGCGTCCAGTTCTTTCGGCCGCGCGAGTCGACGGACGTTCGGTCCCGAGGGGTTCACGGCCCAGCCCCGCATGCGTCGGCGCTTGCGCCGGAATGACTTGAAGTGCCACACGATGATCGAGTCGCGGGCGAACATCGTCCGGAACGATTCCTGGTTGCCGTTGCAGATAAGGCGTTTGTCGATCGCGCGCCACGGTGCGCCGGTGCGGTGTCCAGGATCCACTCGTCGCGGTTGCAGATCGTCGTGATGCGGCGGCGTTGTTCTTCCGGCGGCACCTCGACCCAGCCCGGCTCCCAGGTGAGGTCGTCCACGGAGTACCACGGCAGGCCCGTCGCCCGGCTAATCCCTGCGCAGCGGCCGACTTGCCCGAACCCGTGACGCCGTACACCACGATCCGCCGGGCGGCGCCGTCAGTCATGGCGCACGACCTTAGCGCAGCGGTCGCGTTCAGGGCGTGGCGAGCAGTTCGTTGAGCGTTGCCGGGGTGAGGTTGCGCTGCCTGATCAGCTCGGTGATCTGGTCGAACAGGCCGAGGATCGCGGGGTGGTTGGCGTGGCCGAGCATGATGGTGCCGGGGCGCAGGTACTTGCGGGCCTGGGTCATCAGGTATGCCGGGGTGATCGGCTCGGAGTCGCCGTAGGTGCCGTTCCACAGCACGGTGTTGCGATAGCCGATCTCGTTCGCGACCCCGTCGATGTGCTCGTTGTGGAAACCGAAGGGCGGCCGGTAGTAGGGCTTGGTGCTGGTGCGGAAGGTTCTGGTGACCCAGTCCTCGTTGCGTTCGAGTTCGGCCCGGATCTGCGCGTCGGTCATCCGGCGCAGGTCGAGGTGGCTGAAGGTGTGGTTGATGATCTGCACCTGGCGTCGTTCGACGAGCGGCCTGAGCTGATCCGCGTGTGGTGCCCAGGCGTGCGCGTAGGTGCCGTTCGGGCCGAACGTCAGGTGGATTCCGGTACGCACCGCGAAGTCGACGTAGCCGGTGACGACCATGTCGTTATAGCCGTCGTCGACGGTGAGAGCGATCTTGTCGGTGCCGGGGGGACCGTGGCTGAGCACTCTGGTCGGCCCGCCTTCCGGCGCGGGTGGCACGGGGGTGTCCCAATTGTGCGGCGGGGCAGCGGCGGGTGTTTGGGGTGGTTGGTTGCCGGCGGGATTCGCGCAGCCCGCCACCACGCTCGCCAGGCCAATGGCGAGCAGGCCGAAGAACGTCCGGCGGTCGACCGGGTCGTGGATGCCGCCCATGCCGACGACAATGGCTGCTGAGCCGGCTTCGGTCAACCAGTACGGGGTAGTGCAGGCGGCCGCACGAGGCAGGCCAGGCGCGGAAGTTGCTGCCGGAGCAAGCGCGGTGCGTGGGAGAGCGCGGCCTTGGTCACCAGCGGCCCATGTCACAGGAACGGCGGCCGTATTTGGCGCGGGCTTAGCCGTGTGTGGGGCGGAATGTCGCATGGACGAGTTCGGGAACTGATCGTCGGATGCTGAGGGTGACATCGCCGTCTGGAAGGATGCCTTCTTGCTTGACCGCCGCCTCGGTGGCCTCTAGCCAGGGTGGCAGGCTTGATTCGAGAATGTCGCAGCGGGTCAGCAGTGGCGAGTAGTTGACGTTCGTGATGAAGCGGTCGTCGGCAACCTCGACTGCTACTTCCTGCCAGGCAGCCGGCCTGGGTTCGCTCGCGCTAATCGTGATCCCCCGGGCAAGCTGGTCCAGCATGCGACTAGTGATATCGGCAATCTGTTGTTGTGCGTGGGTGGTTGTGAAGACGAATGTGTTCGCAATTTGCGGCCCGGCTGCAAGGTAATCACCGAGATCATCTGCTTCGCTGGCCTGTGCGAGATCGACATCCCGGATCCATTCGGAACGCCGGATACACAGCCGCCGGGCATCCGCAGACGGCGCTTCCTCGTCGTCCTCAGCGCTGACGGGTTCGGTGCGGTAGACCCCTGCGAAGCGCATGGCGGTACCGTAGTCGATCAGTGTGGTTAGCCACGGCGCGAAAACGAAGCTCTCGCCGCCAAACGACGCGCTGAAGAACTCCACCGAGGACAGTTTGGCGAGCGCGACTCGCTTCAGCGTGGCGGGTGTGGGTCGCAGCGGAGCCGGATCGCGGACCCGGAACCCGGGGTATCCCTTCGGGACATTGTTGGCTTCGCTGCTCACCACGATCCTCCCTTGGTATTCATGCTACCCATCGTAATCCAACACGTTTCCGACGTACTGACCTGAGCGCGGATCCGCGCCCTTGCGGACCGCGAAGATGTTGCCCCCCGGTCCACATGGAGATCGAACCAACTCATCGGGCCGGGCAGGTCCGCCTTGACGTCATGCGGATCGATCCCCTGGCGCTTCAACCATTTCTCGTCCCGCTTCTTGGGAACTCCCTCCGGTTCAGGCGTCGACATGGCCTTGTTGTGCACCAGGATCGACAAGCCCGAGACGTGGTAGGTGTGCAGCTCAGCAATCTCAAGGTTGTAGACGGCGAACGTGCCTTGTCTTGCCGAGACGGCCTCGACCTTGCGCTCCATGCCATCGGCATCGAGCAGAACATCCCCGACAGTGAGGTCGCCTGCCTGCGTCCAGCCCATTCCACAGACCCAGAACGGGTGCTCCGGAGAACACGCGATCGCCTCGTCGGCGATGGTGAGATCGACAAGTCGGGTGACGTCGTGGCGTACCCATTCCTGAACGGAGCACCAGCGTCGTTCTCCAGTGCGCGGATCGACCGAGTACACCAGTTCGCCCACGGCCACGTTCTGGATCGGGGTGTTCCCTTGCTCGGTGAGTAACGCGGTTCCTTCGACAAAGCACCCCTTACGGCCGGTTGGGGTTTTCCGCAGGACGCCGAGGATTTTCTTACCTGTTCCCACACCTCCGGCAAGGCTCAGCAGCGCGTCGGGGAGAACGTGGCCTACCGCCCGGGCGGGGTTGGTGTGGAACTGTTCCCAGTTGACGACGCTCTTGGCGAACTCAACCGGTTGGGCAAAGGCTTGCACAACGTTGGCCGGGATGTCATCGAGATGGGAGAAAATCTCACCGAGATCGCCTACCCATTCTCCCACACCCGCGCCGAATTCCCACAAAGTAGAGCTTACTTGGCCCCAAAACCGAGGCCTGTTGGGAGCCCCCTGCGCGATCGCGTCGATGGCCGCGGCTGTCCGATCGCCGGCTGCTACCAGTTGCATTCGCGCGCGGTGCAGCATGTCCTGTGCGAGGGCACGCTTTTCCGCACCGGCATCAAAGAACGGCACCGCCGCCGGTACCGCGCCGGGTAGACCCGTCGCGGCGCGCTGGCGTTCGCGAGCGACCGCATCGGCGTGCTCGGCTTTGGCCCTTGCTGTCGCCGCTTGAGCTTCGTTCCACAATGCAATCGATTCGGCGGCCTGACCTTGCGCCCATTCCAGCATTTCAGCGAACGGAGTCACCGCATCAGCGGTGTCGGAGAAGGCATCACCGGCTTTGATCCACTCGATCGGATGTCCGTCGAAAGCCTCGTGGAAGGCGTCAGCCGCTTCGCCTTTCCACTGCCCTGTGTCAAGTTTCTTCAGCGCCTCACCGGCTGTCGTAAGATTTTCCGCGAATCGGTAGCACAGGGCGATCTCGCCGAACAACGCCTCGGGGTTGCCTGGGACCAGGGCCCTCGGGTCACCCGTGGCCCCTAGCTCGGCCATGCCAGTCACCGCCGCTTCATGAACTCTTCAACGCTGATGTGTTCGGCTTCGGCATAGGTTTCCGCCGACTCAGCAAGGGATTCGCTCAGACCGGTCGCGTCCCGAACCAGCACCGACAGGCCGTATGACCACCCTTCCGCGAACCCCCGTACTGCACCTGCTAACCGATCGTGCCCGTACGCGGCACTGTCGGAACCGAGGTCGTCCACGCCCTGGAGACCGTGATCCGACATGTCATCGATCACCGCGTTGAGCCCCTTAGCGGCATCGATCAACGCCTGCATCGTGACCTCGACCTGCTCGCGATCACTCATGCCGTTTCCTTCGCGTCCGGACCGTCGCGGCAGCGGGTGCGAGGATATCTGCCCTCAACGCCAGCGCGTAGCCCTCCCCAGGGTCGAATACCAGCCCTACCCCGCCAGGAGTCAACTCAAGAAAGTCTGCACCGGGCATGCCGATGTAGTCACACTCACCGACCGCGTTGGCCAGTCGCTGCGGCGAGCTGAATACACATGCCCACCGCCCGCGCATTCCCAAATCTGCAACGAAAAGCCGCGGCGCATCAGCAGGAGTCTTCGTGTAGAAGTAGCCACGGTCGAACCACTCAGCCACATCACTAAGCCTCGCCTGACCACCACGCAAACGAGACGCGGCCGACACAATTCGCGACTCTTCAGCCATGTCCACGTGATCTCACCTCCGGCCAGCGGCACCGAACCGAGATCACGCCGATCCGCGGCCAGGTGAGTAATTTCTCGATCCCAGCGCGGACGGGGGTCCGCCACGGCGGTAGTGAGGGCATCATGTCCAAAGCGTCGCAGGTGGTCAATGCCGCTAACTCGCTTCGTCGGCATCGCCTCGATGTCTCGTTCGCACCCCCCGGATGCTTGTGTCAAGGTGTGCAAGTCGACGGGAAACCGTCCGTCATACGGCTCCGTATCGTCTCGGCTCCAGTGCACGTCACATCCTAGGCAGGCCACCTGACCCGTTGGGCAGGACCCGAACACATCACCCAGATGGCCCTCTCCGAGCGCTCCCGCCGACGATTTCAATGGGAATCAACCCGGCGATTTCCATTGAAATCGCGCGTTGTCCAGCGCCGCCGGGCCCGACCCCATAGGTTCAACGGGTCCGGTGGTGACGGTGGCTAGTCTCGTTCGGCCCCGTCTGGCCAGATGACGGTGACCGGCACAGCACGGTCGCGGGCGGCGTTGACGACATCGGCCGTGCCGCCGTAGCCCCGAGCCGGCTTACCGTCCCACACCGCTACAAGCTTGTCCGCCATCTCGACCATCTTCACGCTGGCCACCATGTGCGACTCCGACGTGGAATCCGGAAAATCGAGCCGAACGACATCCGAGGCCCGGCCAAGCAGATCGTCGTACTCGGCATGGTGCTCTTCGGGCAGCTTGTCGCGGTAGTTGACGGCCGGAACGATGACCACCAGCGAACCACCCTGATCCAGAACTGCTCGCGCAAAAAGCGCATCCGCACCGTCGGCGATACAGCTCAACCCGACCAGGGAACCTTCGTACTGCCCCAGCTCCGTACGGAGTGCGGCCTGCACCAGCTCCACCGTCCGCTGCGCCAGCCCCCGATGTCCTGTCACCGCAAGTCGCATTACCACCGCTCCTTGGTATAGAGACCGATCAACATATGGTCCAGAAATTCGGCATCACGGCACGCTGCCGACATCCGAGAACGCAAGTCACGTACGGCAGTTACAGCAACCTACGTCACCCTGCGACTCCGACAAACTCCGAGAGCTCCCGCAGGTCATGCTTGATCGACCGGCGTTCCCGGCGGAGCATGCCGCTCAGCATCGTGTGCACGCGACCAGTAAAGATCAACTGCTCCGGTGCCGCCATCCGCGCCTCGGTCAGCGCGTCCAGCGCCTCTCTGTACCTCCGACGTAGGTAGTATGCCCACGCCACCGTGATCAGATGTGACACCCTGCGCTCTGCCAGCTCGGGCGGAAGTTGATCCAGCGGCACCGCGTCGGCGAGGTCAATCGCTTGGGACGGGTCACCCAATTCGAGTGCAAGCCAAACCCTGTGAATGCTGACGTTGGTCGGCCCGAACGCGAACCAGAAATCATTGCGGTCGCTGCCGAGGCGTTCGGCGGTCCGTTCGACTTCGCTCAGATAGTCGCGTACTGCCGAATGGTCATTAACGCTCGCTGCCCCTACTGCGCCCTTCAACATCAAAGAGCCGTAGACGCTGAGGTGTTCGGGCGTGGCATTCCGGTCATCCCTGCGCAGCGCATCGGCAGCTGCTGTCGGCACATCCGTAGATTCTGTGAGCCGGCCCGAGTGGCGGAGGACAACGGCGAGACGCCACGCGCCACCGGCGATCAGCAGCGGGTCCTCTGTCATCTCCGCTGCCGCCATAGACCGCTCAGCGGCGACCCACGGCAACCGTGGTTCACCCAGCCGGTCAAGCATCCCGCTCGTAACCCGGTAAACCAGCGCCTCAAGCGTCTTTGCCCGCCGTTTCTCCGCATCAGTTACCGCCTGCCGCGAGGCGTGGTAGCTATCCGCGATCATGCCCGGCACGAGCGGGGCCATGCGAGACCACTGCTCGGTCTGGGAACACACGAAAGACAACTCGACCTGACGCTCCAGATGTCCCAGATTGACCGGGCCAGGGTCGGTAATACCAACCAAACCGGCGATCCCGTCATAGCGGAGCATCGCTGTTTCGATATCCGGTACGACATCAGGGGCCGTTCCAATCGTGCCCGACTGCTGCGTCTGTCGTGGGGTTGTGTGGAACGGCCCCGGTAGGAGACGCTGGGGCACGATCCGAAGCGCTTTCGCGACCTCCAGGATCGTAGACAACCGATCGATATCACGTGCCCCACGCTCGATCTGTGAAAGCCATTCCTCGGAGCGGCCAACGAGACCGGACAGAACAGCTTGGCTGTAGCCGCGCCGACGCCGGTAGTACGCCACTCGCTGACCCACTGTCGCCTCATCGTGCAACCGCATGGTGATCAGGGTACGGAAATCCGATCGTGTGCCCCAGCAAATGCGTCCCGGACTTCATCGCCAACGCCAGCGGTCTGATGGCATGCGAAGGCGAACTCCGCAGTGACGACGGCGGTCTTATCGCGCGTTGTCCACCGCCGCCGGACCCGACCCCATATGTTCAACGGGTCCGGTGGTGACGGTGGCTAGTCTCGTTCGGCCCCGTCTGGCCAGATGACGGTGACCGGCACAGCACGGTCGCGGGCGGCGTTGACGACATCGGCCGTGCCGCCGTAGCCCCGAGCCGGCTTACCGTCCCACACCGCTACAAGCTTGTCCGCCATCTCGACCATCTTCACGCTGGCCACCATGTGCGACTCCGACGTGGAATCCGGAAAATCGAGCCGAACGACATCCGAGGCCCGGCCAAGCAGATCGTCGTACTCGGCATGGTGCTCTTCGGGCAGCTTGTCGCGGTAGTTGACGGCCGGAACGATGACCACCAGCGAACCACCCTGATCCAGAACTGCTCGCGCAAAAAGCGCATCCGCACCGTCGGCGATACAGCTCAACCCGACCAGGGAACCTTCGTACTGCCCCAGCTCCGTACGGAGTGCGGCCTGCACCAGCTCCACCGTCCGCTGCGCCAGCCCCCGATGTCCTGTCACCGCAAGTCGCATTACCACCGCTCCTTGGTATAGAGACCGATCAACATATGGTCCAGAAATTCGGCATCACGGCACGCTGCCGACATCCGAGAACGCAAGTCACGTACGGCAGTTACAGCAACCTACGTCACCCTGCGACTCCGACAAACTCCGAGAGCTCCCGCAGGTCATGCTTGATCGACCGGCGTTCCCGGCGGAGCATGCCGCTCAGCATCGTGTGCACGCGACCAGTAAAGATCAACTGCTCCGGTGCCGCCATCCGCGCCTCGGTCAGCGCGTCCAGCGCCTCTCTGTACCTCCGACGTAGGTAGTATGCCCACGCCACCGTGATCAGATGTGACACCCTGCGCTCTGCCAGCTCGGGCGGAAGTTGATCCAGCGGCACCGCGTCGGCGAGGTCAATCGCTTGGGACGGGTCACCCAATTCGAGTGCAAGCCAAACCCTGTGAATGCTGACGTTGGTCGGCCCGAACGCGAACCAGAAATCATTGCGGTCGCTGCCGAGGCGTTCGGCGGTCCGTTCGACTTCGCTCAGATAGTCGCGTACTGCCGAATGGTCATTAACGCTCGCTGCCCCTACTGCGCCCTTCAACATCAAAGAGCCGTAGACGCTGAGGTGTTCGGGCGTGGCATTCCGGTCATCCCTGCGCAGCGCATCGGCAGCTGCTGTCGGCACATCCGTAGATTCTGTGAGCCGGCCCGAGTGGCGGAGGACAACGGCGAGACGCCACGCGCCACCGGCGATCAGCAGCGGGTCCTCTGTCATCTCCGCTGCCGCCATA
The sequence above is a segment of the Saccharopolyspora phatthalungensis genome. Coding sequences within it:
- a CDS encoding SseB family protein, translated to MAEESRIVSAASRLRGGQARLSDVAEWFDRGYFYTKTPADAPRLFVADLGMRGRWACVFSSPQRLANAVGECDYIGMPGADFLELTPGGVGLVFDPGEGYALALRADILAPAAATVRTRRKRHE
- a CDS encoding helix-turn-helix domain-containing protein, yielding MRLHDEATVGQRVAYYRRRRGYSQAVLSGLVGRSEEWLSQIERGARDIDRLSTILEVAKALRIVPQRLLPGPFHTTPRQTQQSGTIGTAPDVVPDIETAMLRYDGIAGLVGITDPGPVNLGHLERQVELSFVCSQTEQWSRMAPLVPGMIADSYHASRQAVTDAEKRRAKTLEALVYRVTSGMLDRLGEPRLPWVAAERSMAAAEMTEDPLLIAGGAWRLAVVLRHSGRLTESTDVPTAAADALRRDDRNATPEHLSVYGSLMLKGAVGAASVNDHSAVRDYLSEVERTAERLGSDRNDFWFAFGPTNVSIHRVWLALELGDPSQAIDLADAVPLDQLPPELAERRVSHLITVAWAYYLRRRYREALDALTEARMAAPEQLIFTGRVHTMLSGMLRRERRSIKHDLRELSEFVGVAG
- a CDS encoding polysaccharide deacetylase family protein, giving the protein MTEAGSAAIVVGMGGIHDPVDRRTFFGLLAIGLASVVAGCANPAGNQPPQTPAAAPPHNWDTPVPPAPEGGPTRVLSHGPPGTDKIALTVDDGYNDMVVTGYVDFAVRTGIHLTFGPNGTYAHAWAPHADQLRPLVERRQVQIINHTFSHLDLRRMTDAQIRAELERNEDWVTRTFRTSTKPYYRPPFGFHNEHIDGVANEIGYRNTVLWNGTYGDSEPITPAYLMTQARKYLRPGTIMLGHANHPAILGLFDQITELIRQRNLTPATLNELLATP
- a CDS encoding putative T7SS-secreted protein, encoding MAELGATGDPRALVPGNPEALFGEIALCYRFAENLTTAGEALKKLDTGQWKGEAADAFHEAFDGHPIEWIKAGDAFSDTADAVTPFAEMLEWAQGQAAESIALWNEAQAATARAKAEHADAVARERQRAATGLPGAVPAAVPFFDAGAEKRALAQDMLHRARMQLVAAGDRTAAAIDAIAQGAPNRPRFWGQVSSTLWEFGAGVGEWVGDLGEIFSHLDDIPANVVQAFAQPVEFAKSVVNWEQFHTNPARAVGHVLPDALLSLAGGVGTGKKILGVLRKTPTGRKGCFVEGTALLTEQGNTPIQNVAVGELVYSVDPRTGERRWCSVQEWVRHDVTRLVDLTIADEAIACSPEHPFWVCGMGWTQAGDLTVGDVLLDADGMERKVEAVSARQGTFAVYNLEIAELHTYHVSGLSILVHNKAMSTPEPEGVPKKRDEKWLKRQGIDPHDVKADLPGPMSWFDLHVDRGATSSRSARARIRAQVSTSETCWITMGSMNTKGGSW
- a CDS encoding helix-turn-helix domain-containing protein, yielding MRLHDEATVGQRVAYYRRRRGYSQAVLSGLVGRSEEWLSQIERGARDIDRLSTILEVAKALRIVPQRLLPGPFHTTPRQTQQSGTIGTAPDVVPDIETAMLRYDGIAGLVGITDPGPVNLGHLERQVELSFVCSQTEQWSRMAPLVPGMIADSYHASRQAVTDAEKRRAKTLEALVYRVTSGMLDRLGEPRLPWVAAERSMAAAEMTEDPLLIAGGAWRLAVVLRHSGRLTESTDVPTAAADALRRDDRNATPEHLSVYGSLMLKGAVGAASVNDHSAVRDYLSEVERTAERLGSDRNDFWFAFGPTNVSIHRVWLALELGDPSQAIDLADAVPLDQLPPELAERRVSHLITVAWAYYLRRRYREALDALTEARMAAPEQLIFTGRVHTMLSGMLRRERRSIKHDLRELSEFVGVAG